The following proteins come from a genomic window of Kocuria palustris:
- a CDS encoding ATP-binding protein, with amino-acid sequence MSADAQERGSRVSARWRIVGWIVLTTAIALLAVVVTMRSLLQGQVDQAADAGIVQEVEEFRTFVDEGVDPRTAQPFASEAELMERYLSRQTPATHEAFIAVADGDISYLDNAADDAGELLAADTAELDSLLADPSASGVRDTEHGSVRWGRVDTEDGSAFLVLQFTDPAHDDVDQQVLLLVGVAAGGLALTALIAWFAAGQILLPVRRIAAVAQRVSGHDLSPRVPVEGRDDISSTAQAVNGMLDRLEDSFNRQSHVAAEVERHLARPLEACRRDLETGSQGSDGLSSAELSRLRRRMQEMQRSLADLSLLADAQRPGALRMRPTAAAPLVVRLRHDLAQRFPRRSWELDDAPDLTVPMDAAAVSAAMSQLARNAVDHTEDGERIQLSAAVAEPQSQSQSQDDENAEVSAAAQGRVLRLSVTNAGRPLSAEQARAMIEQYRSAALSEASGGSSSTEESADEGGMGLGLAVARAVADAHGGSLWVASEPDGRTSVGLDLPLVQPDRQELDETDSAAQDRVAEAMRVER; translated from the coding sequence ATGAGCGCGGACGCTCAGGAGCGCGGATCCCGGGTCTCGGCGCGCTGGCGCATCGTGGGCTGGATCGTGCTGACCACCGCCATCGCCCTGCTGGCCGTCGTGGTGACCATGCGCTCGCTGCTGCAGGGGCAGGTGGATCAGGCCGCCGATGCCGGGATCGTGCAGGAGGTCGAGGAGTTCCGCACGTTCGTCGACGAGGGCGTGGATCCTCGCACCGCGCAGCCCTTCGCCTCGGAGGCCGAGCTCATGGAGCGCTACCTCTCCCGGCAGACCCCGGCCACGCACGAGGCCTTCATCGCGGTGGCCGACGGCGACATCTCCTACCTGGACAATGCCGCCGACGACGCCGGCGAGCTGCTGGCCGCGGATACCGCCGAGCTCGACAGTCTCCTCGCGGACCCGTCGGCCTCGGGAGTTCGGGACACCGAGCACGGCAGCGTGCGGTGGGGGCGGGTGGACACCGAGGACGGATCGGCCTTCCTGGTCCTGCAGTTCACGGACCCGGCCCACGACGACGTGGATCAGCAGGTCCTGCTGCTCGTGGGCGTGGCCGCCGGCGGGCTGGCGCTCACGGCCCTGATCGCGTGGTTCGCCGCCGGACAGATCCTTCTGCCGGTGCGCCGGATCGCAGCTGTGGCCCAGCGGGTCTCGGGCCACGACCTCTCCCCGCGCGTGCCCGTCGAGGGCCGCGACGACATCTCCAGCACGGCCCAGGCGGTCAACGGCATGCTCGATCGGCTCGAGGACTCCTTCAATCGCCAGTCGCACGTGGCCGCCGAGGTCGAGCGCCATCTCGCCCGCCCCCTGGAGGCCTGTCGTCGGGACCTGGAGACCGGCTCGCAGGGCTCCGACGGGCTGTCGAGCGCCGAGCTGAGCCGCCTCCGGCGCCGCATGCAGGAGATGCAGCGCAGCCTGGCGGATCTGAGCCTGCTCGCCGATGCGCAGCGGCCCGGAGCTCTGCGCATGCGGCCCACGGCCGCGGCCCCGCTGGTGGTGCGCCTGCGCCATGACCTGGCCCAGCGCTTCCCCCGACGCAGCTGGGAGCTCGACGACGCGCCCGATCTCACCGTACCGATGGATGCCGCCGCCGTGTCGGCTGCCATGAGCCAGCTGGCGCGCAACGCCGTCGATCACACGGAGGACGGCGAGCGCATCCAGCTCAGCGCTGCCGTCGCCGAGCCGCAGTCGCAGTCGCAGTCGCAGGACGACGAGAACGCCGAGGTCTCGGCGGCGGCACAGGGGCGGGTCCTGCGCCTGTCGGTGACCAACGCGGGTCGGCCGCTGAGCGCCGAGCAGGCCCGGGCCATGATCGAGCAGTACCGCTCGGCCGCGCTGTCCGAGGCCTCCGGCGGCTCGAGCAGCACCGAGGAATCCGCCGACGAGGGCGGCATGGGCCTGGGGCTGGCCGTCGCACGCGCGGTGGCCGATGCCCACGGCGGCAGCCTGTGGGTGGCCTCCGAGCCCGACGGGCGCACCTCGGTCGGACTCGATCTTCCCCTCGTCCAGCCCGATCGGCAGGAGCTCGACGAGACGGACTCCGCCGCGCAGGACCGAGTGGCCGAGGCCATGCGGGTGGAGCGATGA